A DNA window from Pseudoalteromonas spongiae UST010723-006 contains the following coding sequences:
- a CDS encoding ABC transporter ATP-binding protein has product MIEVSALKKRFKLTKDHKVKNQEKKDPREDKDYFHSVRDVSFTCNKGEVLGLLGPNGAGKTTTLRMLSTALGPDAGKIEINGIDVVKKPLEARKKIGFLSGSTGLYGRLTAKENIEYFARLHGMNKQAVKTRCEELFEMLDMHSFLDKRAEHLSTGMKQKTNIARAVVHNPEVIVLDEPTTGLDIMTTQTVISFIQSIKAQGTPVIFSTHHLDEVELLCERVSVIDKGITCFDGTIDEFKARGQSDVLNNAFLTILKEQQSV; this is encoded by the coding sequence ATGATAGAAGTGTCGGCGCTGAAAAAGCGTTTTAAGCTTACTAAAGATCACAAAGTAAAAAACCAAGAAAAAAAGGATCCTAGAGAAGACAAAGATTACTTTCACTCAGTTCGTGATGTGTCGTTTACCTGTAACAAGGGTGAAGTACTGGGTTTATTAGGACCAAATGGAGCCGGTAAAACTACGACATTACGCATGCTTTCAACTGCATTGGGCCCTGATGCTGGAAAAATTGAAATTAACGGCATAGATGTTGTTAAAAAGCCACTTGAAGCACGTAAAAAGATTGGCTTTTTATCAGGTTCTACCGGACTTTACGGGCGTTTAACGGCGAAGGAAAACATCGAGTATTTTGCACGGCTTCATGGCATGAATAAGCAAGCGGTAAAAACGCGTTGTGAAGAGTTATTTGAAATGCTTGATATGCATAGCTTTTTAGATAAGCGAGCGGAGCATTTATCAACCGGCATGAAGCAAAAAACCAATATTGCCCGTGCAGTAGTGCATAACCCCGAAGTGATTGTGCTTGATGAGCCAACAACGGGCCTTGATATTATGACAACGCAAACTGTTATTAGCTTTATTCAAAGTATTAAAGCGCAGGGCACACCGGTTATCTTCTCAACTCACCATTTAGATGAAGTTGAGCTTTTATGTGAACGCGTAAGTGTTATTGATAAAGGCATTACCTGTTTTGATGGTACGATTGATGAATTTAAAGCACGTGGCCAAAGCGATGTATTAAACAATGCGTTTTTAACGATTTTGAAGGAGCAACAAAGTGTTTGA
- a CDS encoding ABC transporter permease, with the protein MFEVFLKELKELLRDRKTLIFVVALPVAIFPVIFALMGFLMSKAALEAEQKVHNYAIINAEYAPEFKDKLFFHKNFKLVEGDFKTVEELKQAVKDEVIDVGIVIPSDARDALENGSSNEWQIVFNDASSLSFIFTRIKEMAEEFSQTLQSEQFNKLGIAKEHQESLLNPVVLEKVDTADLRENLGEKLGALIPYLLIPLVLAGASYPAIDLGAGEKERGTLETLLLTPIPRTELVLGKFFTVLFTSLATALITVASMGVWMKLASSFFDVEKITDAFSMLGFMDFALILLLLIPLACVFSSLVLAISIYARSFKEAQNYMGPLSMLAFLPLIVAMMPNMELSMSTAMVPITNVALAIKEIIKGTVDYSYVGMIFIATAVLAGVLMAACVHWFKKEEVLFR; encoded by the coding sequence GTGTTTGAGGTATTTTTAAAAGAGTTAAAAGAACTGCTGCGCGATAGAAAAACCCTTATTTTTGTCGTTGCCTTACCGGTTGCAATTTTTCCGGTGATTTTTGCGCTGATGGGCTTTCTAATGAGTAAAGCAGCCTTAGAGGCTGAGCAAAAGGTTCATAATTACGCAATTATAAACGCTGAGTACGCACCTGAATTTAAAGACAAATTGTTTTTTCATAAAAACTTTAAGCTAGTAGAAGGTGACTTCAAAACCGTTGAAGAATTAAAACAAGCGGTGAAAGACGAAGTAATTGATGTCGGTATTGTTATTCCTTCAGATGCGCGCGACGCGTTGGAAAATGGTAGCAGTAATGAATGGCAAATTGTATTTAACGATGCGTCATCACTGAGTTTTATTTTTACCCGCATTAAAGAAATGGCGGAAGAGTTTTCGCAAACATTACAAAGTGAGCAATTTAACAAGCTCGGTATTGCGAAAGAGCATCAAGAATCACTATTGAACCCTGTTGTATTAGAAAAAGTAGATACCGCCGATTTACGTGAAAACTTAGGTGAAAAACTCGGCGCGTTAATTCCATATTTATTGATCCCGTTAGTGCTTGCTGGTGCAAGTTATCCAGCCATTGATTTAGGCGCGGGTGAAAAAGAACGCGGTACATTAGAAACTCTACTGCTTACACCAATTCCACGTACCGAACTGGTATTGGGCAAGTTCTTTACAGTACTTTTTACCTCACTTGCCACGGCATTAATAACCGTTGCCAGTATGGGAGTCTGGATGAAGTTGGCAAGTAGCTTCTTTGACGTTGAAAAAATAACTGATGCATTTTCAATGCTAGGTTTTATGGACTTTGCCTTGATCTTATTACTGCTAATTCCACTTGCGTGCGTATTTTCATCACTCGTGCTTGCGATTTCAATCTATGCACGTTCGTTTAAAGAAGCGCAAAACTATATGGGACCATTATCAATGCTGGCGTTTTTACCGCTGATTGTTGCCATGATGCCAAATATGGAACTCAGCATGAGTACAGCTATGGTGCCAATTACCAATGTTGCATTAGCAATTAAAGAAATTATTAAAGGCACAGTAGATTATAGCTATGTTGGTATGATTTTTATTGCTACTGCTGTTTTAGCTGGTGTATTAATGGCTGCATGCGTACATTGGTTTAAAAAAGAAGAAGTGTTATTTAGATAA
- a CDS encoding OmpA family protein has translation MKINPLAICATIAISASFALNAKTNQLAQFMSNIEGSSITHQDYKKYVKKTVLVGFEQTGYQGKDVKGSLSSTSYSIPLALSEVDVVEQYQAALEKSGFTLLSQCSASACGSIASMANALGISAPFGFDETQEFRSFAIKDDLYVTIYATGYDKARNLNVQVVEKRNNDSTVSVDKAYIDSLIDKQGKYQIPNIQFKFDSDELTESSGKSIEKLATYLKSVPNQNFYLVGHTDDSGNAQYNQTLSKKRALAIQTKLSDLGIEKSRLVAIGVGEFSPKESNASENGRLSNRRVELVKRTDLL, from the coding sequence ATGAAAATCAACCCCCTTGCTATTTGTGCCACAATAGCAATTTCTGCATCATTCGCTTTAAATGCTAAAACCAATCAACTAGCGCAATTTATGTCGAATATTGAAGGGTCTTCGATAACCCATCAAGATTACAAAAAGTACGTTAAAAAAACCGTATTGGTTGGGTTTGAACAAACTGGCTATCAAGGTAAAGATGTCAAAGGTTCACTGAGCTCAACTAGCTATAGTATTCCACTTGCGTTGAGCGAAGTGGATGTTGTAGAGCAATATCAAGCAGCGCTTGAAAAAAGTGGTTTTACACTATTAAGTCAATGTTCTGCATCGGCATGTGGCAGTATCGCGAGTATGGCTAACGCCTTAGGTATTTCTGCTCCATTTGGATTTGATGAGACACAAGAGTTTCGCTCTTTTGCCATTAAAGACGACCTTTATGTCACCATTTATGCAACGGGTTACGATAAAGCGCGCAATCTAAATGTGCAGGTTGTGGAAAAACGCAATAATGATTCAACGGTATCTGTCGACAAGGCGTATATCGATTCGCTTATCGACAAACAAGGAAAGTATCAAATCCCCAATATTCAATTTAAGTTTGACAGTGATGAGTTAACCGAATCTTCGGGTAAAAGCATCGAAAAGCTGGCAACTTACCTAAAATCTGTGCCTAATCAAAACTTCTATTTAGTCGGTCATACGGATGACAGTGGTAATGCTCAGTACAATCAAACATTATCGAAAAAGCGCGCCTTGGCTATTCAAACTAAGTTAAGTGATTTAGGTATTGAGAAATCGCGTTTAGTTGCAATTGGTGTCGGTGAGTTTTCACCTAAAGAAAGCAATGCATCAGAAAACGGGCGTTTATCTAACCGCCGTGTCGAGCTAGTTAAACGCACAGACTTGCTCTAA
- a CDS encoding response regulator transcription factor has protein sequence MDFYIIGKEHDLASKVFKCACLIDVKVRFVMPGDSIIKIYNTLNAVCFVESDCLSDELTRQFDKTSIVVLSKRISLEQECVYMREGYRGIIDTTRSPQQIIDQLQLLLSNVELIYSRAALSTIALEYLQNRVLEFKPISALTRKENQIVTYIQSGLQNKEIAKELAISPATVKTHVQRILKKTGAKNRTQIISKTAYF, from the coding sequence ATGGATTTTTACATTATTGGTAAAGAGCATGATCTTGCGAGCAAGGTCTTTAAATGTGCTTGCTTAATTGACGTTAAAGTGCGCTTTGTAATGCCAGGCGACAGTATTATAAAAATTTATAATACACTCAATGCTGTTTGCTTCGTCGAGTCTGATTGTTTATCAGACGAATTAACTCGTCAATTTGATAAAACTTCGATTGTGGTGCTATCAAAACGGATTAGCTTAGAGCAGGAATGTGTGTATATGCGAGAAGGATATCGCGGAATTATAGATACCACACGATCGCCACAGCAAATTATCGATCAACTACAACTTTTGTTAAGCAATGTGGAGCTGATTTATAGTAGGGCAGCATTGTCTACGATTGCGTTGGAATATTTGCAAAATCGCGTGCTTGAATTTAAACCTATTAGTGCGCTTACTCGCAAAGAAAATCAAATAGTTACTTACATTCAAAGTGGTCTTCAGAACAAGGAAATAGCGAAAGAGTTAGCGATTTCTCCGGCAACTGTAAAAACACATGTGCAACGTATTTTGAAGAAAACGGGCGCAAAAAACAGAACGCAAATCATAAGTAAAACTGCGTATTTTTAA
- a CDS encoding Flp family type IVb pilin, which produces MKKRQLGQGMTEYIIIVALIAVAAIGVYSFFGKTVRNQVSALATEVGGTDSSTQIQAAKTAAEDGAKVADKNYNLGNYNEAANKSSN; this is translated from the coding sequence GTGAAAAAACGTCAACTTGGTCAAGGTATGACCGAATACATTATTATTGTTGCTTTAATTGCGGTTGCAGCGATTGGTGTGTATAGCTTTTTTGGTAAAACAGTACGTAACCAGGTTTCAGCACTTGCAACAGAAGTTGGTGGTACTGATTCGTCAACTCAAATTCAAGCTGCTAAAACGGCTGCAGAAGACGGAGCTAAGGTAGCGGATAAGAATTACAACCTTGGTAACTACAACGAAGCTGCTAATAAGTCATCAAACTAA
- a CDS encoding Flp family type IVb pilin, whose product MKRYQHGQGMTEYIIIVALIAVAAIGVYSFFGKTVRNQAAAISTEISGVDSSNQIQAAKDAADDASNTANKNYNLGNYNEGANKASGGGGSGSGGVD is encoded by the coding sequence ATGAAACGGTACCAACATGGTCAAGGAATGACTGAATACATCATTATTGTTGCGTTAATAGCGGTAGCGGCAATTGGTGTTTACAGTTTTTTCGGGAAAACGGTCCGCAACCAAGCTGCTGCGATTTCAACTGAAATATCGGGTGTCGATTCAAGCAATCAAATCCAAGCAGCGAAAGACGCCGCAGATGACGCGAGCAACACAGCTAATAAGAACTACAACCTTGGAAACTACAATGAAGGCGCAAATAAAGCGTCAGGTGGTGGCGGTAGTGGTTCTGGTGGCGTCGATTAG
- a CDS encoding pilus assembly protein TadG-related protein, with product MKKQRGQSLVVGLMFLPIIVLFILYLYNVSQQNLHKTRLQNTADAAVLSSSQYLVRELNFKAYTNRAMIANHVAVGQYVGVASWFNFLVETIDNIENVAKYIPYVGPVFSQAEAWVDNINEVAVQPGMEIAVRATDLVNNALSMSQDIMAYASSATMIESLNDVIKVNDNHASLDAIAAPTLANTLFNDWRGFQGDFNRQDNSGRYNDFYKVILNSRDPFMKNRSHEWPFPFTIDIISFCFLGMSMNYWTKQAGGTDLVNNGRYDPETWTSMDTLSWHKEWFKKSLFSSGCRRSELEIGWGAAHAGEDKDTGQFRSRQYYGRSRMINRDASNRARYNESEFNNAYGGIYDFYSIKKINKSNDAPPVTIVVSKSINDIQSSKSLNIGTINEATTKEVDINIEEHLQVPRNQQSSASKARIYYYRANDLWKNNKFEYGNLYNPYWQNTLSDIDNNQRRDLLLLLASFNLAGA from the coding sequence ATGAAAAAGCAGCGTGGTCAATCGTTGGTTGTAGGGCTCATGTTTCTGCCAATTATTGTTCTGTTCATACTTTATTTGTATAACGTTTCTCAACAAAACCTTCATAAAACGAGACTACAGAACACTGCAGACGCAGCGGTCTTAAGTAGTTCTCAATATTTAGTGAGGGAATTAAATTTTAAGGCGTACACCAATCGCGCAATGATCGCCAACCATGTTGCAGTGGGACAATATGTCGGTGTAGCGTCATGGTTCAACTTCCTTGTCGAAACAATTGATAACATTGAGAATGTAGCTAAATATATTCCCTACGTTGGGCCTGTTTTTTCTCAGGCTGAAGCGTGGGTAGATAATATTAATGAAGTGGCTGTTCAGCCAGGAATGGAAATTGCTGTTAGAGCGACTGATTTGGTGAATAACGCCCTTTCTATGTCGCAAGATATTATGGCTTACGCCTCGTCAGCGACCATGATTGAATCACTTAATGACGTGATCAAAGTTAATGATAACCACGCATCTCTTGATGCGATTGCTGCTCCTACCTTAGCCAATACACTTTTTAATGATTGGCGTGGGTTTCAAGGAGATTTCAACCGCCAAGATAATTCAGGCAGGTATAACGATTTCTATAAAGTTATATTAAATTCTCGAGACCCATTTATGAAAAACCGCTCACATGAGTGGCCATTCCCTTTTACGATAGACATTATTAGTTTCTGCTTTTTAGGTATGAGTATGAATTACTGGACCAAACAGGCAGGCGGTACAGATCTTGTTAACAATGGTAGATATGACCCAGAAACGTGGACATCAATGGACACATTAAGTTGGCATAAAGAATGGTTTAAAAAAAGTTTATTCAGCTCAGGTTGTCGTCGCAGCGAATTAGAAATCGGCTGGGGGGCAGCACATGCTGGCGAGGATAAAGATACAGGTCAGTTTAGAAGCCGCCAATATTATGGGCGCTCGCGTATGATAAATCGCGATGCATCAAATCGAGCAAGGTACAACGAATCGGAGTTCAATAATGCATACGGTGGCATTTATGATTTCTATTCGATAAAAAAAATTAACAAATCAAATGATGCGCCACCAGTAACAATTGTTGTGTCGAAATCAATCAATGATATTCAATCTTCAAAATCGCTAAATATAGGCACTATTAACGAGGCGACGACTAAAGAAGTAGACATCAATATTGAAGAACACTTACAAGTGCCGAGAAATCAACAATCATCAGCGTCAAAAGCTCGGATTTATTATTATCGAGCGAACGACCTGTGGAAAAACAATAAATTTGAATACGGTAATCTATATAACCCTTACTGGCAAAATACCTTATCCGATATCGATAATAATCAGCGTAGAGATCTTCTTCTCTTGTTAGCTTCCTTTAACTTAGCAGGTGCCTAA
- the cpaB gene encoding Flp pilus assembly protein CpaB yields MKSIKFLDRNWILLFVSLLLGGIAAWAVGNYLKVKEGEIKQQYARTDIVKVPVVVAVSPLSRGDVITPESVVVREIPSDYVPDDAVHPNDFGQIANKIMLNDVQPGKPILRSYVPKTGQQQFSDILQDGRRAVTININENNSNANMLKPGDFIDLYLSQSQDEKSLHLILERVTVLATGRQSISEKDKIKQSIFGESEDYSTVTLDLSVKDAGRVSLAQEYGNFVALLRNRTDELKVTNRLVKEADVFLHNEREHHVEYIIGGSGGIAEGVNSQNKIKENLSTLKSFANNVNNKF; encoded by the coding sequence ATGAAGTCTATAAAGTTTTTGGATAGAAACTGGATACTGTTATTCGTTTCACTGTTGTTAGGTGGCATTGCCGCTTGGGCAGTGGGAAACTATCTAAAAGTAAAAGAGGGGGAGATCAAACAACAGTATGCACGTACCGACATTGTAAAGGTACCTGTAGTAGTGGCGGTTTCACCTTTGTCACGTGGTGATGTAATAACCCCTGAGTCAGTTGTTGTACGTGAAATCCCAAGTGACTATGTGCCAGATGACGCAGTGCACCCAAATGACTTCGGTCAAATTGCGAACAAAATTATGCTGAATGACGTACAACCAGGAAAACCTATTTTACGTTCTTACGTACCAAAAACGGGCCAGCAGCAATTCTCTGACATCCTTCAAGACGGGCGCCGCGCAGTAACGATAAATATTAATGAAAATAACTCTAATGCAAACATGTTAAAACCTGGTGATTTCATCGATTTGTATTTATCTCAAAGCCAAGACGAAAAAAGCCTTCATTTAATATTAGAGCGTGTGACAGTGTTGGCGACAGGGCGTCAGAGCATTTCCGAGAAAGACAAGATCAAGCAAAGCATTTTTGGCGAAAGCGAAGATTACTCTACAGTGACGTTGGATCTGTCAGTTAAAGACGCAGGCCGAGTATCTTTGGCACAAGAATATGGAAACTTTGTGGCATTACTTAGAAATCGTACTGATGAACTTAAAGTTACAAATCGCCTTGTAAAAGAGGCGGATGTTTTTTTACATAATGAAAGAGAGCATCACGTTGAATACATTATTGGTGGCAGCGGTGGTATCGCTGAAGGCGTAAATAGCCAAAATAAAATTAAAGAAAATTTAAGTACATTGAAATCATTCGCAAATAATGTGAATAACAAGTTTTAG
- a CDS encoding type II and III secretion system protein family protein, translated as MRSLFYLAMCVVALFPSYLLASIKLDMHVGAIEVLPVSKVTRVVVGKGGIVSAKVLDDNRLLLIAEEFGQTEIQIWDEANNTKKIYVNVDSVNMEQLVEQVRVLVAGLPGVSAKQVGSLVVLEGEVSSETMKQALKLSQVIPNLTSMLSLSPQSVDLKHMIRMDVQIVEMRNNTLKNVGVKWDNSMAGPAYGGVKNFVHNDLFATYTQSDIGDKIVESIGDVAIGGNGYASFGIVTGLASQIQLLDEQGDSRTLARPTLSTRSGEKAKFLAGGEVPIPITDSNGGLNVEYKEYGVKLEIEPTSDESGNIVSYVKAEVSAIDPSVTVAGYPGFQTRETESVVNVRNGETLVISGLVNSDMSKSVNKVPLLGDIPILGELFKSRDFIDKKSELVILVTPKIVPIEDESHKNRLKRAKELIGDAEKLEMFNILD; from the coding sequence ATGAGAAGTTTATTTTATTTAGCGATGTGTGTCGTAGCGCTTTTTCCTAGTTATTTGCTGGCAAGTATTAAACTTGATATGCATGTGGGTGCCATAGAGGTTTTGCCGGTTTCTAAAGTTACGCGAGTAGTGGTTGGTAAAGGTGGCATCGTTAGTGCAAAAGTATTAGATGACAACCGCTTACTGCTTATTGCAGAAGAGTTTGGACAGACTGAAATTCAAATTTGGGATGAGGCAAACAATACTAAAAAGATTTATGTCAACGTAGATTCGGTCAATATGGAGCAACTTGTCGAGCAAGTACGAGTGCTAGTTGCAGGATTACCTGGTGTAAGCGCCAAACAAGTTGGCTCACTAGTCGTTTTAGAGGGTGAGGTGAGTAGCGAAACAATGAAACAAGCGCTTAAATTGTCTCAGGTTATTCCAAACTTAACTTCAATGCTGAGTTTATCTCCTCAATCAGTTGATCTTAAACACATGATCCGCATGGATGTGCAAATTGTTGAAATGCGTAACAACACATTAAAAAATGTTGGTGTAAAGTGGGACAATTCTATGGCAGGCCCTGCTTATGGTGGAGTAAAGAACTTTGTGCATAACGATTTATTTGCAACATATACACAAAGTGACATTGGCGACAAAATTGTTGAGTCTATCGGTGATGTTGCAATCGGAGGCAACGGTTATGCGTCATTTGGAATTGTGACAGGACTTGCATCGCAAATTCAATTGTTAGACGAGCAGGGCGACTCTCGTACGTTGGCAAGACCAACGTTAAGCACTCGAAGCGGCGAAAAGGCAAAGTTTTTAGCGGGTGGTGAAGTTCCTATCCCAATTACTGATTCTAATGGTGGGCTTAATGTCGAATATAAAGAGTATGGCGTTAAATTAGAAATTGAGCCGACATCAGATGAAAGCGGCAACATCGTGTCTTATGTAAAAGCGGAAGTTAGTGCTATCGACCCATCGGTTACGGTTGCCGGTTATCCAGGTTTTCAAACCCGTGAAACCGAATCAGTTGTGAATGTAAGAAATGGTGAAACACTTGTAATTTCGGGGCTTGTGAATAGTGATATGTCGAAATCTGTTAATAAGGTGCCATTATTAGGCGACATTCCAATTTTAGGAGAGCTCTTTAAATCTCGCGACTTTATCGACAAGAAAAGTGAGCTTGTGATACTAGTTACACCAAAAATAGTGCCAATTGAGGACGAATCTCATAAAAACCGCTTAAAACGTGCTAAAGAGTTGATCGGTGACGCTGAAAAGCTCGAAATGTTTAATATCTTGGATTAA